A stretch of Carnobacteriaceae bacterium zg-C25 DNA encodes these proteins:
- a CDS encoding IS1182 family transposase — translation MFYKENHPNDEIILNTLSELVPKDHLLRKIDKSIDFNFIYDITSPYYSHTNGRNSLDPVVLFKLVFLKDIYGIKSMRETIKRVETDVAFRWFLNLPFSKPTPHYSTFSQNYIRRFQGTSVFEDIFNTIVHQAISHHLISGTALFTDSTHIKANANKNKFKNAIIETVQERKRDLENEINAEREAIGKKPFNYTDKIISKSIKESTTDPESGYYHRDNKEKGFMYLDHRSVDGKHNFIVDCFITPGNVHDSVPYVSRLTHIIETFNFNVNCVALDSGYYKKDILKFLEEKKIFSVIGYRRFHRNPDHKFFRYNSSIDCFTDTRTGEIYTYRNIDRQGYKQYRISDNSNKRILRRAIDADVYDRCRERRLSTFGKALYKRRKETIERSFADSKQNHGYRFAQYRGVTKMQQYTWLSCAAQNMKKMAILLTGDSHFLRYYSSFRILKFKIQHIFHFLKNMLDFLLVLSTVWKRAFGSFFINIFSSRNI, via the coding sequence ATGTTTTATAAAGAAAATCATCCAAATGACGAAATCATATTAAACACATTATCCGAATTAGTACCAAAAGATCATTTACTACGTAAAATTGATAAATCAATTGATTTCAATTTTATTTATGATATTACTTCTCCTTACTATAGTCATACCAACGGTCGTAATAGTTTAGATCCAGTTGTTTTATTTAAATTAGTCTTTTTAAAAGATATTTACGGTATTAAATCAATGCGAGAAACCATTAAACGTGTCGAAACTGATGTGGCGTTTAGATGGTTTTTAAACCTTCCTTTCTCTAAACCAACTCCTCATTATTCCACTTTTTCTCAAAATTATATTCGCCGTTTTCAAGGTACTTCTGTGTTTGAAGATATATTTAACACTATTGTACACCAAGCTATCTCACATCATTTAATTAGTGGGACAGCATTATTTACAGATTCCACACATATTAAAGCAAATGCCAATAAAAATAAATTTAAAAACGCTATTATTGAAACCGTTCAAGAACGTAAACGAGATTTAGAAAACGAAATTAACGCTGAACGAGAAGCTATTGGAAAAAAGCCTTTTAATTACACTGATAAAATCATCTCTAAATCCATTAAAGAAAGTACGACTGATCCAGAAAGTGGATATTACCATAGAGATAATAAAGAAAAGGGATTTATGTACTTAGACCATCGTAGTGTAGATGGTAAACATAATTTTATTGTGGATTGCTTTATTACACCAGGCAACGTGCATGATAGTGTACCGTATGTGTCGCGATTAACACATATAATCGAAACATTTAATTTTAATGTGAATTGTGTCGCGTTAGATAGCGGATATTATAAAAAAGACATTTTAAAATTTTTAGAAGAGAAAAAGATATTTTCTGTGATTGGGTATCGACGTTTTCATCGCAATCCTGACCATAAATTTTTTCGATATAATTCATCTATAGATTGTTTTACGGATACACGTACGGGAGAAATTTATACCTACAGAAATATTGATAGACAAGGATATAAACAGTATCGTATAAGCGATAATAGTAATAAACGGATACTACGTCGAGCGATAGATGCTGATGTATACGATAGATGTCGTGAACGTCGATTATCTACGTTTGGGAAAGCATTATATAAACGACGGAAAGAAACGATTGAGCGTAGTTTTGCAGACTCTAAGCAAAATCATGGGTATCGATTTGCGCAATATAGAGGAGTAACCAAGATGCAACAGTATACTTGGTTATCTTGTGCTGCCCAAAACATGAAAAAAATGGCAATTCTACTCACTGGAGATAGCCATTTTTTGAGATATTATTCTTCATTTCGTATTTTAAAATTCAAAATTCAACATATTTTTCATTTTTTAAAAAATATGTTGGATTTTTTATTGGTATTGTCAACAGTCTGGAAAAGAGCCTTTGGCTCTTTTTTTATAAACATTTTTAGTAGTAGGAATATATAA
- the rlmD gene encoding 23S rRNA (uracil(1939)-C(5))-methyltransferase RlmD, translated as MLPVQKNEILTVTCVDLTHEGMGVAKVDGYPIFIENLLPDEVAKVKVIKVSRSFGVGKVVELLESSPNRVPVTDVKGTWVGTMPLQHLSYDAQLLFKQQQVSNVMRKIAKLPDVLVRQTIGADYTTAYRNKAQIPVRNIDGQLETGFYRKNSHTLVPIEDFVIQDKRIDEIVVIVRDALRKFQVSAYHEETHSGDARHIMVRRGKNTGQVQVVLVTRTKKRLPKMLVDEILQTCEDVVSFVQNVNSKPTNVILGDETIVYHGDDFICDELMGLTFKISSKSFYQVNPEQTEKLYTEAIRAAKITNEDVVIDAYSGIGTIGLSLAKHAKWVYGMEIVSDAIDMAKENARMNGIDNVTYEVGSAENVMKKWLDEGVMCDVLMVDPPRKGLAPSFIDTTLKMNANRIVYVSCNPATMARDLVAFTEGGYTVEYVQPVDMFPMTVHVECVALLVKS; from the coding sequence ATGTTACCAGTTCAGAAAAATGAAATATTAACCGTTACGTGTGTTGATTTGACGCACGAAGGCATGGGAGTTGCCAAAGTAGATGGCTACCCTATTTTTATTGAAAATTTATTGCCCGATGAAGTGGCAAAAGTTAAAGTGATTAAAGTGAGTCGTTCGTTTGGTGTTGGAAAGGTAGTGGAATTGTTAGAATCATCACCAAATCGTGTTCCAGTGACAGATGTAAAGGGAACATGGGTCGGTACAATGCCGTTGCAACATCTATCGTACGATGCTCAGTTATTGTTTAAGCAGCAACAAGTGAGTAACGTGATGCGTAAAATTGCTAAACTACCTGATGTTTTGGTGCGACAAACAATAGGTGCAGATTACACCACAGCCTATCGAAATAAAGCCCAAATTCCAGTTAGAAATATTGATGGTCAGCTGGAAACGGGATTTTATCGCAAAAATTCGCATACGCTTGTGCCAATTGAAGATTTTGTCATTCAAGACAAGCGCATTGATGAAATTGTGGTGATTGTGCGTGATGCGCTAAGAAAGTTTCAGGTTTCGGCGTATCATGAGGAGACACACTCTGGAGATGCTCGACATATTATGGTGCGACGTGGGAAAAATACAGGTCAAGTGCAAGTGGTACTTGTGACGCGTACGAAAAAAAGGTTGCCAAAGATGTTGGTAGATGAAATTTTGCAGACGTGTGAAGATGTGGTGAGTTTCGTTCAAAATGTGAATAGTAAGCCGACTAACGTCATTTTAGGGGACGAGACGATTGTCTACCACGGAGATGATTTCATTTGTGACGAGTTGATGGGATTGACGTTTAAAATTAGTTCAAAATCGTTTTATCAAGTCAATCCGGAACAAACGGAAAAGTTGTATACAGAAGCGATTCGTGCTGCAAAAATTACAAATGAAGATGTTGTGATTGATGCGTATAGCGGAATTGGAACTATCGGATTGTCGCTAGCCAAACATGCCAAGTGGGTATACGGAATGGAAATAGTCAGCGACGCCATTGATATGGCGAAAGAAAACGCACGAATGAACGGAATTGACAACGTGACCTACGAAGTCGGTTCAGCTGAAAACGTGATGAAAAAGTGGCTAGATGAAGGTGTAATGTGTGACGTCTTAATGGTAGATCCCCCACGAAAAGGATTGGCACCAAGCTTTATTGACACGACACTAAAAATGAATGCCAACCGAATTGTTTATGTGAGTTGTAACCCAGCCACCATGGCACGCGACCTTGTGGCATTTACAGAAGGCGGGTATACCGTAGAGTACGTCCAACCCGTCGACATGTTTCCGATGACGGTGCATGTGGAGTGTGTTGCTTTGCTCGTAAAATCCTAG
- a CDS encoding coenzyme F420-0:L-glutamate ligase — MERKVGTVVRGVRCPIIRQGDDLSQIVVDSVLDAAKSEEYDFRNRDIVALTESIVARSQGNYAKVEAIGEDVKRKFNADTVGVIFPILSRNRFAMILKGIALGTKKVVLMLSYPRDEVGNQLLTEDQLEEHGIDPYTTVLSLAQYREMFGENLHPFTGVDYVAYYSNIIEQAGAQVEIVFANHAKEILNYTKNVINCDIHTRQRTQRLLKAEGAVVYGLDELLTESIDGSGFNTRYGLLGSNKASDDSIKLFPNDCTDLVLDIQQKLLNETGKHVEVMVYGDGAFKDPVGQIWELADPVVSPAYTPGLEGTPNELKLKYLADNEFSNLSGEELKQAIEARIKEKDGSLVGHMDAEGTTPRQLTDLIGSLCDLTSGSGDKGTPIIHIQGYFDNYTNQ; from the coding sequence ATGGAAAGAAAAGTTGGTACTGTTGTTCGTGGCGTTCGTTGCCCAATTATTCGTCAAGGTGATGATTTATCACAAATTGTTGTAGATAGCGTATTAGATGCAGCAAAAAGTGAAGAGTACGACTTTAGAAATCGTGATATTGTAGCGTTGACTGAATCAATTGTTGCAAGAAGTCAAGGAAACTATGCAAAGGTTGAAGCAATCGGTGAAGACGTGAAACGCAAATTTAATGCCGATACGGTAGGGGTAATTTTCCCGATTTTATCACGTAATCGTTTCGCTATGATTTTAAAAGGTATTGCATTAGGAACGAAAAAGGTTGTGTTAATGTTATCTTATCCACGTGATGAAGTGGGTAACCAATTGTTAACAGAAGACCAATTAGAAGAACATGGTATTGATCCATATACGACTGTATTATCTTTAGCGCAGTATCGTGAGATGTTCGGTGAAAACTTGCATCCATTTACGGGTGTGGATTATGTTGCTTACTACAGTAACATTATTGAACAAGCCGGCGCGCAAGTTGAAATTGTATTTGCTAACCACGCTAAAGAAATTTTAAATTATACAAAAAATGTCATTAACTGTGACATTCATACACGCCAACGCACACAACGTTTATTAAAAGCGGAAGGTGCAGTAGTGTATGGTTTGGACGAACTATTAACAGAATCAATTGATGGTAGTGGTTTTAACACACGTTACGGCTTATTAGGTTCAAACAAAGCAAGTGATGACAGCATTAAATTGTTCCCGAACGATTGTACAGATTTAGTATTGGATATTCAACAAAAACTATTAAATGAAACAGGTAAACATGTTGAAGTTATGGTTTATGGAGATGGTGCCTTTAAAGATCCTGTTGGACAAATTTGGGAATTAGCTGACCCGGTTGTTTCTCCTGCCTACACACCAGGTTTGGAAGGCACACCAAATGAATTAAAATTAAAATATTTAGCGGATAACGAATTTTCAAATTTATCTGGTGAAGAATTGAAACAAGCAATTGAAGCACGTATTAAAGAAAAAGACGGAAGCTTAGTTGGACATATGGATGCAGAAGGTACGACACCACGTCAATTGACTGACTTAATCGGATCATTATGTGATTTAACAAGTGGTTCTGGTGATAAAGGTACACCAATTATCCATATTCAAGGTTACTTTGATAATTACACAAATCAATAA
- a CDS encoding haloacid dehalogenase-like hydrolase, producing the protein MKRILDCTTRDFATYKGQALKQAILAAEGRTVCCEMVSSRASVGGNITNAEIARAFGADLMLLNGFDVFKPGVFGLHAQEDVIYELKKLVGRPIGINLEPVDASATMLETRLSISKGRTACVETFQEAEKLGVDFICLTGNPKTGVTNQAIAEAITLAKQHFSGLVIAGKMHGSGSKEPVCSRETVNQFVTSGADVILVPAVGTVPGFTDAELIDIVKAAHQADALVLSAIGTSQESSSKEVIESIAIRNKVAGVDIQHIGDSGFGGLANVENIFALSVAIRGLRHTINRVAISVNRDTSDQIHFGNSQ; encoded by the coding sequence ATGAAAAGAATTTTAGATTGTACAACAAGAGACTTTGCAACGTATAAAGGACAAGCGTTAAAGCAAGCTATTTTGGCTGCTGAAGGGCGTACGGTGTGTTGTGAAATGGTGTCATCGCGAGCGAGTGTCGGTGGGAATATCACGAATGCGGAAATCGCACGTGCATTTGGTGCGGACTTGATGTTGTTAAACGGTTTTGATGTGTTTAAACCGGGAGTATTTGGATTACATGCACAAGAAGATGTCATTTACGAGTTGAAAAAATTAGTTGGCCGACCAATTGGGATTAATTTAGAGCCAGTTGATGCAAGTGCAACGATGTTAGAAACACGTCTTAGCATATCAAAAGGACGTACGGCTTGCGTGGAGACGTTCCAAGAAGCTGAAAAATTAGGCGTCGACTTTATTTGTTTAACGGGTAATCCAAAAACGGGAGTGACCAACCAAGCCATTGCGGAAGCGATTACGTTAGCAAAACAACATTTTTCAGGGTTAGTCATTGCTGGTAAAATGCACGGATCTGGGTCAAAAGAACCCGTATGTAGTCGCGAGACGGTCAATCAATTTGTAACGTCTGGAGCAGATGTTATTTTAGTACCTGCTGTGGGGACTGTTCCGGGATTTACAGATGCTGAATTAATCGATATTGTGAAAGCAGCACATCAAGCGGATGCATTGGTATTATCAGCTATTGGAACAAGTCAAGAAAGTTCAAGTAAAGAAGTGATTGAAAGTATTGCTATTCGAAATAAAGTAGCGGGTGTAGATATACAGCATATTGGTGATTCTGGTTTTGGCGGTTTAGCGAATGTAGAAAATATTTTTGCTTTGTCTGTGGCAATTCGTGGATTACGCCATACGATCAACCGCGTTGCGATTTCTGTTAATCGTGATACATCAGATCAAATTCATTTTGGAAATAGTCAATAA
- a CDS encoding copper homeostasis protein CutC: MLVEVCAGSLKDCIIAQQNGAHRIELNSALFLGGLTPSISTLVLAKRHVTIPIICMVRPRGAGFCYDDYDKDVMFADAQLLLENGADGIAFGFLKADKTIDVDATRKMIDLIHRYKKQAVFHRAFDCVENPYFAIETLIDLQCDRLLTSGLQESAIKGRVLLKKLQDKYGANIELCMGAGVNAENIQRLKQDTGIRQCHASFKHWIEDDTTSGKNVSYRYSADDAFDGVSAKKLKTLIEILGD; the protein is encoded by the coding sequence ATGTTAGTTGAAGTGTGTGCAGGTAGTTTGAAAGACTGTATTATCGCACAACAAAATGGTGCTCATCGTATTGAATTGAATAGTGCTTTATTTTTAGGTGGCTTAACGCCGAGTATTTCAACGTTAGTATTGGCAAAACGGCACGTTACGATTCCCATTATTTGCATGGTGCGCCCGCGCGGAGCAGGTTTTTGCTATGATGATTACGATAAAGACGTCATGTTTGCTGACGCTCAATTACTGTTAGAAAATGGTGCCGATGGCATTGCGTTTGGTTTTTTAAAGGCAGATAAAACGATTGATGTAGACGCTACACGAAAAATGATTGATTTAATACATCGCTATAAAAAGCAAGCGGTATTTCATCGCGCATTTGATTGTGTGGAAAACCCTTATTTTGCCATTGAAACATTAATTGATTTACAGTGTGACCGACTATTAACGAGTGGTTTACAAGAAAGTGCAATAAAAGGTAGGGTGTTATTAAAAAAACTGCAAGACAAATATGGCGCAAATATTGAATTGTGCATGGGTGCCGGTGTGAATGCTGAAAATATTCAACGATTAAAACAAGATACAGGCATTAGGCAATGCCACGCTAGCTTTAAACATTGGATAGAAGATGACACCACATCAGGAAAAAACGTCAGCTACCGTTATAGTGCGGATGATGCGTTTGATGGTGTGAGTGCGAAAAAATTAAAAACGTTAATTGAAATTTTGGGGGATTAA
- the pyk gene encoding pyruvate kinase — MKKTKIVCTLGPSSQTVDQLVAMINAGMNVARFNFSHGSHEEHLERFNAVKEARRITGKPCAILLDTKGPEIRTHDMKDGKIELVTGNTVRIAMEEVEGTAERFSVSYPELINDVTVGSRILVDDGLVSLLVTEIDTESNDIVTVVENTGIIKNKKGVNVPNVSVNLPGITEKDAADIRFGIANGIDYIAASFVRRASDVLEIVKILEEEDARHIQIIPKIENQEGVDNIDEILAVSHGLMVARGDLGVEIPTEEVPIVQKRLIKKCNAVGKPVITATQMLDSMQRNPRPTRAEAGDVANAIFDGTDAVMLSGETAAGDYPLEAVKTMASICVRTESEIQNHDIFHLKQFKHDTTEAIGRSVGHNARNLGVETIVAATQSGYTAKMISKYRPHSEIVALTFSEQTQLGLSLVWGVQAVVIDPIKATDELFERADQVAKEKGFAKEGDTIIVTAGLPIGLAGTTNMMKIQTVQ; from the coding sequence ATGAAAAAGACAAAAATTGTATGTACACTAGGACCGTCAAGCCAAACGGTTGATCAATTGGTTGCCATGATTAATGCGGGAATGAACGTTGCACGTTTTAACTTTTCTCACGGTTCACACGAAGAACATTTAGAGCGTTTTAACGCTGTAAAAGAAGCGCGTCGCATTACAGGAAAACCATGTGCTATTTTATTAGATACAAAAGGACCTGAAATTCGTACACATGATATGAAAGACGGTAAAATTGAATTAGTAACAGGAAACACTGTTCGTATTGCAATGGAAGAAGTTGAAGGAACAGCAGAACGTTTTTCAGTATCTTACCCAGAATTAATTAACGATGTTACTGTAGGTAGCCGTATTTTAGTTGATGATGGTTTAGTATCATTATTAGTTACTGAAATTGACACAGAAAGCAACGACATTGTTACCGTTGTTGAAAACACTGGTATCATTAAAAATAAAAAAGGTGTTAACGTGCCTAACGTTAGCGTAAACTTACCAGGTATTACAGAAAAAGACGCAGCTGACATTCGCTTCGGTATTGCTAACGGTATCGACTATATTGCAGCAAGTTTTGTACGTCGTGCAAGTGATGTCTTAGAAATTGTTAAAATTTTAGAAGAAGAAGATGCACGTCACATTCAAATTATTCCAAAAATTGAAAACCAAGAAGGTGTAGATAATATTGATGAAATTTTAGCTGTATCTCATGGTTTAATGGTGGCACGTGGTGACTTAGGTGTGGAAATTCCAACTGAGGAAGTGCCAATCGTTCAAAAACGTTTAATTAAAAAATGTAATGCAGTCGGTAAACCGGTTATTACAGCAACTCAAATGTTAGATTCAATGCAACGTAACCCACGTCCAACTCGTGCAGAAGCAGGGGACGTTGCCAATGCAATCTTTGATGGTACAGATGCGGTGATGTTATCTGGTGAAACAGCAGCGGGAGATTACCCATTAGAAGCTGTTAAAACAATGGCAAGCATTTGTGTACGTACAGAAAGCGAAATCCAAAATCACGATATATTCCACTTGAAACAATTCAAACACGATACAACAGAAGCAATCGGTCGTTCTGTTGGTCATAACGCACGTAATTTAGGTGTAGAAACAATTGTTGCTGCAACACAATCAGGTTACACAGCAAAAATGATTTCTAAATACCGTCCACATTCTGAAATTGTTGCCTTAACATTCTCAGAACAAACACAATTAGGTTTATCACTTGTTTGGGGTGTACAAGCGGTTGTGATTGATCCAATTAAAGCAACAGACGAATTGTTTGAACGTGCAGATCAAGTTGCAAAAGAAAAAGGATTCGCCAAAGAAGGCGATACAATTATCGTAACAGCTGGTTTACCAATCGGCTTAGCTGGAACAACAAACATGATGAAAATTCAAACTGTTCAATAA
- the pfkA gene encoding 6-phosphofructokinase, with protein MKRIAVLTSGGDAPGMNAAVRAVVRKAINEGMEVFGINYGYAGLVAGDIRQLKASDVSDVVGRGGTFLYSARYPEFASVEGQLKGIEQLKKHGIEGLVVIGGDGSYQGAVALTKHGFPTVGIPGTIDNDIPGTDYTIGFDTAVTTALDAIDRLRDTATSHVRTFIVEVMGRNAGDIALWAGVAGGAEQIVIPEVDFDVAEICAEIRRNREAGKKHTLIILAEGVMPAQKFAELMWEHGEQHTRVSVLGHIQRGGRPTARDRVLASQFGFKAVELLMEGIGGVCVGIREDKIIYSDIVTTLENGKHVPNLHLYQVNEQIRHYWTEG; from the coding sequence ATGAAACGAATTGCAGTTTTAACAAGTGGTGGAGATGCACCCGGAATGAATGCAGCTGTTCGTGCGGTTGTACGAAAAGCCATTAATGAAGGTATGGAAGTATTTGGAATCAATTACGGATATGCTGGTTTAGTTGCTGGTGACATTCGTCAATTAAAAGCAAGTGACGTCAGTGATGTTGTTGGACGTGGGGGAACATTTTTATACTCAGCACGTTATCCAGAATTTGCCTCAGTTGAAGGTCAATTAAAAGGTATTGAACAATTAAAAAAACATGGTATCGAAGGGTTAGTTGTTATTGGTGGTGACGGTTCTTATCAAGGTGCGGTAGCATTAACAAAACACGGGTTTCCAACAGTTGGTATTCCGGGAACAATTGATAACGATATTCCGGGAACAGACTATACAATTGGTTTTGATACAGCAGTGACGACAGCGCTTGATGCGATTGACCGTTTAAGAGATACGGCAACAAGTCACGTGCGTACGTTTATCGTTGAAGTGATGGGACGTAATGCCGGAGACATTGCACTATGGGCAGGGGTTGCTGGTGGTGCAGAACAAATCGTTATTCCAGAAGTCGATTTTGATGTGGCAGAAATTTGTGCAGAAATTAGACGTAATCGTGAAGCGGGTAAAAAACATACGTTAATTATTTTAGCTGAAGGTGTTATGCCTGCTCAAAAATTTGCGGAATTAATGTGGGAACACGGCGAACAACATACACGCGTATCCGTATTAGGACATATCCAACGTGGTGGTCGTCCGACGGCTCGTGACCGTGTATTAGCTTCTCAATTTGGATTTAAAGCGGTTGAGTTGTTAATGGAAGGTATTGGTGGTGTTTGTGTCGGTATTCGCGAAGATAAAATCATTTACAGTGATATTGTTACAACATTAGAAAATGGAAAACATGTACCAAACTTACACTTATATCAAGTCAATGAACAAATTAGACATTATTGGACAGAAGGATAG